A window of Rosa rugosa chromosome 7, drRosRugo1.1, whole genome shotgun sequence genomic DNA:
tcaattggctttttgtttggattggcacgaatcttatcaagcacaatagacttgacaaccttggatcccatcATCTTACTCTTCTGCAAACGAATCACACCATGACAAGTGTGAACATTAACCAACCTTTTAATCATAAAGAAACCATTAGCCCTGCATAAATGAGCCTTCACAAGCCAATTGCAGCCTTGAGAATGTTTCTTAGAACACTGAGCAATAACACGAACCTTGTCATttctaacaaactcatatgaaaagccaatttctatggcatacttacgcagcttatccctaaactcaacaaccccaccctcaaacttttggccttcagaatgaatataactctcccaacctttcgtcatataactcttcggtgcctctgccctataacaccccaaataatcattctcatcaagcatggtactagaatcctcacacactgtattactcaccacactttcactaatagaaggcaaatcagtaacaaacacttcaacaaaatcagaattgtaacgaaccaaattcctaaaaatcattctcatatcaacttcactctctagaaaacatgaagtagaatccggaggaataatgtacctcaacatgaaattgccttgaatcaaatccggaaaacgagagcgtatggaattgcataggtcaacaaacgaccaattatgcaacaatggaactgttgctgcttcaccagaataaataaacttgacaacatagcttgtatccataacaactgcacaagaataaaacaaatcactatccatgtcactactaaggaaatcaacagaatcaacacaaacaagtcactgccaaagtaactgttaaagcctgaacagaagaacaatattataaatataactgaccatgtcactactaaggaatCAACAGAATTATCACTGCCAAAGTCACTATTAATGCCTGAACAGAAAAACAACATCATACTCgcaaaataaatgataattcctgaacaaaacagcagtattaaaaatgtaactggccatgtcactgataaaaaaatcacaGTATAGAACAAATATAGTACCGCAACAGCACAAAACataatcaacaattcaacatagcactgagtcgacgaaggagaagaacacagtaatccaaaacgaacaattcaacaatttaacacaaacaacaaaaatacactgcaaaatccaaaaacgaacaaattcacagagagaaggcttaccgatcaaatcagagaaaaccagagagaggaaaaaatagagagactgtaactaagcactgagtcgacgaagaagaagaacacaataacgtgatcaagacgaacaccgacgaagccagagatccagaaaaagagaaaagagctgaggaagctccaaaaccactttCAGATCGTCGCAGAATCACAAAGAGAAATCGGAAGCTTCCGACGGAGAGGGCGGCGAAGAAAGAATCTCGGAAAGAGatctccgatcaaatcgaatcggaagctttctgatcaaaggagagagaaaatttgagctcccAGATTTTGAATTGGAAGGTTATAAAGGTTTATTACCTTAGGGGCAGAATCggaatgataaaaattaaaaactgaccttttttaacatgacctcattattcataaggactaaactaatattaataacaattcacaatggacctttttatcaagtgggaaactaggtgaccttattatcatttcactctctaaagtaaccttttccatcatttccctaataaaaaaaattaaaaaaaaacgtATCGtatcttattattttttttatagaaaaaacgTATCCCACGTATCGTCTCCCGCACCCATACCCATACCCATGTCAGCACATCATAGGCAGTCGTAATGAATGAGACGGAGAAAGGGAAGCAACTTAAAATAAAAGCTTGTGAGGCAAAGGCATTGTCGAGGATGCTATGAACGATGAAACGAATACAATGGCGGGTCTTTCTATAAAAGCTTTGGAAGACCATTCCGGCCCTAGTTCGATACAAGAAAAAATCAATTATGTTTGCTACGAGGTGAGctactttgttttcttcacgGGGCTGAAACAGGATATTCACAGTGGAGCAGATTAGTCGGCAGCAAGTGGAGATATATATAGTAGTATTAGTTAGCGCAAATCCAAGATGTTATTGTCTAGAATCTGCAACAACTCAATCTGATATTTCATGCCTTTCAGACTGCAACACTCTCTTTCATTGATTATTTCCCTCAATTCCTCAAACTCTATCCCTCCTTGGTCGGTTTTTTTATTGgaatttcttctttcttgttCTTGATTGCCTCTTGTTTTAATTTGGTGGTTTTCAATGGCCTCCAGCTCCCGAAAAGCCTGTTCATCTCTTCCTTCATCAGATTCATGTTGGAAgtatgatgtttttataagTTTCAAGGGTGAAGACACTCGCAAGGGGATCACAGTCGACATATACGATGGACTTAAGAGGAGAGGAATTAAAGTATTCATGGATGATCGAGATCTTGAAGTAGGGTATGTTATTACTCCTGCTCTCTTAGCAGCAATCAAAGAATCAAGGTTTGCAATCGTTGTTCTCTCGCAAAATTATGCTTCTTCTGCTTGGTGTTTGGAGGAACTTAGAGAGATTTGTCTATCCATGGAAGACAACAGAATATTGCCACTGTTCTATGATCATGTTGATCCTACTGATGTTCGATATCAGAAGAAGGGAAATTTCAAAAAAGCTTTCTCCAAGCATGTAAAATCTGGGCGACACCAatcagagaaggtgaaggagTGGCAAGCTGCTTTAAACAAAGTGGCCAATATCTCTGGGTGGAATACAAATGATCATAAGTAAGCATTGTGCCCTTAATTTCGGTTCTATATAATTTTGCCTAACGCTTATTTTTGACCTTAATAAATTCTTGCTTGAAGGACTCACAAAGAGCTTGTTGACGTCATTGGGGAATTTCTCCGTAGCAAAATAGTTACTGATGGAATTGAGTCCACAGGAAATTTCCAAGCATTTGAAGCAACAAGAAAAGCTATGAATAAGGTTATGATGGCGCTAAAAGATGAAGAGGTCACTGCCGTTGGTGTCTACGGCATGGGAGGCGTTGGAAAGACAACGATGGTAAAACATGTCGGTGCACATGCCCGAAAAAGTGGGATTTTTGAACATGTGATTATGGGTATCGTATCCCAAAGACCTGACTATAGAAAAATTCAAGGCACATTGGCGGACCTGTTGGGCTTAATATTGGAGGAGGAGACAGAAGTTGGAAGAGCAACTAGCTTGAGTGAGgagataaagaaaagaaataagatCCTTGTAATCCTGGACGACGTTTGGGAGAGAGTGGATTTATCAAGAATAGGAATACCAAGCTACAAGGAACTTCAAAAGTGCAATTCCAAAGTCCTACTCACCACAAGGAGATGGAATGTTTGTCATGTCATGGAGTGCCAAGAAAAGATCACCCTCAACGTCCTCTCAAAAAAAGATTCTTGGGCCTTGTTTGTGAGAAATGCAAGGTCTTTTGAATCGACCACTTTCAAGGGTGTAGCGAAGAAGGTAGCTAGAGAATGTAGGGGTCTACCAATTGCATTGATAGCAGTTGCAAGGGCACTTGGAGATAAAGAACTAGTGGAATGGAAAAGAGCAGCTCGGGCACTAGAGATGTCACAATTTGCCAACCCTGATGATTACGGAGAAGCATCCAAATGTATAAAATTAAGCTATCATTACTTAAAAGATGATGACTACAAGTCATACTTCTTGCTCTGTTGCTTATTCCCAGAAGACTTTGACATCCCAATTGAAGAGTTGTTCAGGTATGCGATCGGGAAAGGATTGTTTCGAGATGCCGACACCCTTGAAGAAGCCAGAGAGAAGGCTGATTCTGTGGCCGCACACCTTAAACATTCTTGCTTGCTTTTGGACGCAGACAGATTTAGAAGGACAGAAAGAATTAGATGTGTAAGGATGCATGATGTCGTCCGGGATACAGCCATTCAAATTGCGCAATCTGACGATGGGTTTTTGGTCAAAGCTGGCCGTGGTTTAGAGGATTGGCCACGTCAATTACATAGAGGATACTCTGCAGTCTCACTAATACGGAATCGTATTAGCAAGCTACCGGAAAGGTTAGTATGTCCAAAACTCCAGGTTTTGTTACTAAATCATATTGGGTCTATAACTAGGATCCCAGAAACCTTCTTTCAAAGTCCAAATGAATTAAGGGTCTTAAATCTTAGTTACACTAATATTTCCTTACTACCCCAATCATTCAGTTTCCTAACCAACCTCCGAGCTTTGCATTTAGATAGATGTGAGAAGCTAATTGACATTTCCATGATCGGAAAACTTAAGAAGCTTGAGATTCTTAGTATGATCAGAAACTCACATTTTCCTAGAGAAATAGGAGGTTTGACCAATCTAAAGATTTTGGATATCACCGGTACAAGTGTTGATCAAATTCCATCCAAAGTGATATCAAAATTGCATAATTTAGAAGAACTGTACATGAATGGATCAGAAGACTCGTACCTGCAATGCAGATTTTGTGAGTGGGGGAGAAAAGTTAagggagaaggagaagaaaccaATGCTGGTTTTGATGAGGTAACTAGTTTGTCAAACTTAAGAGTTTTGAAGGTTTGTATCTGTGATGCAGAGTGTATCCCTAAATATGTTGAGTTCAATCCGAATTGGGTTGAATTTGATATATGTATCGGCACATACGACAAGATGGAAGGCTCTGATCGATATGCTCATAAGTCAATATCCTTGAAGCTTGACACCATCAGTCGCTTGCCGGACTGGTTTTTCAATACGGTGATGAATAGAGCAGAGAGGCTATGGTGGGAAGGGTGCCGAAGGTTAATAGACATATTTGTGGAATTTGAGCATGGGAGATTACAGGGACTGACTCATCTCTCTATAATTGGTACCGATAGCCACGAGCTGATGAATACAAGAACATGGGTTCCAAAAAGACCTGTGTTCAAGAAGTTGGAAGAGTTGCATATGATTGGAGTAGATTGTCAGGAGTCATGTGTTGGTGAGCTACCACCTGGGTCTCTATTTAATTTGAAGGTATTGAAGGTTCGATATTGTTACAAGTGGGGGAATGTACTTTTACCATCAACATTGTTACAGAGACTACCAAATCTTGAAGAACTATGTTGTCGTTTCATGGACGAGATTGAATATGTGTTTGGGTATGAAGCGTTATCTGagccaaaacaatcaaaattgagaagTGTAGAGTTGTGTGGTCTGTACAGAGTAAGAAGCATATGGGATGGACCTGCTCCACTTGCAATGTTTCAGACTCTTCAAATTTTGAACATTAGACAGTGCAACTTGCCGGGAAGTCTCTTCACCTCTGATATTGCCCTGTGTCTTTCTCAGTTGACTTACTTTAATTTACAGAATTGCCCTTTTTTGGAAAGAATAGTTGAGGCAGGCAACAAGAAGATCATTCTTCCAAAATTGAAGCGATTAAGTTTGGCGGAACTTCCGATGTTGTACTCTGAAAGTGCTACCATTGATATTGAGTGTCCTTCATTGGAAGACTTGGATGTGTTGGACTGTCCCAAGTTTTCAGCCTCTATTTATGACTTCAAGCCAGAGAGAGAAGTCCAACTCCACAGGTATGTCGCTGTGTCAAAAACTTActtgatttttcatatttggtaGTCTGAGTGTTTACCAGTAAACAAATGCAAAATGTTAATtatattttcatttaaatttatgattcatttgcAAGCTTTCAATGGGATGGGTTTCCGACACCAGTACACCAATCAAATagtgtaactttgtttctttcaaTCTTGaagttattatttttctttgattcaTCGGTAATACTCCATCTGTCCATCATCCTtccttttaaaattttaataatCAAATGATTGTCGATATTTCATAGAAATTTCATGTCATTGATGAATGGTTTGTTTTCAATTGCTCTACGTTAACAGAGCTCTCTTCTATACTAGGGTTTCCTCACAGAAGCCTCATTGCCCTATTTGGCGGCGAGTCCCTATAGAGCTGTCGTCAGACTCTTTTTCGACTCGGTTCGGGTCTGATGTGAGGTCGGGGTCCTCGATTGACTTGTCCTTGGTCCGAGGTGGAGATCGCGGTGGCTATGTGTGAGTTGAGGAAGGACGAGATCGCGGCGGTTGTCCGGCCTTGGTTCTTTTCTAGCTGGCCTTGGTAGCGGATTAGCTTGGTGTGGTTGGATCGGAGGCTGTCTGGTGGTGACGGGTCATCGACGCGGCTTGGATCTGATCAGAATAGTCTGATATAGGTTGGGGCAGATGATTCTAATTTGGGGAAGGGAATGGTTGGAAAGGGTGGTGCTTCTCCACGACACAATGGGGATGGCAGAGCGAGGTTGACAGAGGTCCGGCGAAGGTGGTTTGTTCGGCATAGCGGGTGGTCCGTCGGAGGAGGTGGGATTAGGCCAGGCCAAGCTTGGCTGGCAGGCCGTGATCTGCTTGCGTCCTGGattgcttgggcttgggcccccTTTTTGGGCTCTGCCTTggctgattttttatttatgtttttagttttatttattttagttggATATTGTTTGGCGTGTATTAAGTCTCTGCATGTAtcttgtagggctagtcggACTAAAATTGCATGTAtgtgcactctaagtgccttgtctggcctagcaaGACGACGATCTATTgttaaatggtcgcaacctcctagtggctgGATGAAACTAAGGGtcactatgccaataatagCTTCAGATGGAAATTATATGTTGTGTATCCAACTGTCATCTCTTacggcatcagacgacagatatcatCCGTCGTCTGTCctcattcaaacaacagaagttTCACAAGACTCTGTCGTCTGAACAACCCAAAATTGAAGGATTTCGGACTTTCTGTGGTTATTAATCACATACAGcgacatattaatgttgttcaAATGAACTACAAACTACAGTTTTAATAAAACTGTTGTTGTTTGACATTTAATAAGAACACatttatatgttgtctgaagtttACCAAAATAAAGACTCGTTTAacaatctgttgtctgaatgcattTTTAAAGACATTTGATTGTTGTTTGAAATTCacttaaaattgggtaaattatGCCTCATCTGTCGTCTAAATAGTTTTAAGAATTTATTTTTATGTCTTTTGTCTTGTATTCCAACCATTgttttaagtatttatgttgtctgatagaCAATATAACTATatgtaatcatgtacttacGTAGTTTGACTGAGATCATAAActcacttttctgttgtttgaagcaCATTTGAAATATAGATAACTTGTTACTTTTGTTGTTTGatataacaagaaacaacagaTTTTGGTACTtttgacctgaaagtgaatgggacctagacgcgttgattcctaggatCCCACGGTGTCAATAACcatgaacctccggagggggctgtgctcctatgttcgTCGAGGAAAAAGGTAAGTACCGACGATGAACTAGTCATAGGacactcagggccaggaaatggacactttcgctagtTGTAGTCACAAGCACTACAGAGtcgttggccggttctcgaaggatgacgaaTCGGGCCGGTCACCGATTGTTTTAGAGTAGCCggggcaggtaagtatctcagagctccaagttgtgtgaagcatgctgcatatgttttataaaagagaaTAAATGTTTCTGATTGCCTCTCtttaaagtattttcgataaatgtgcacaatattatgtagtaaatattttcaagtatattatttttcaaacctagcatggttagGTCAGCCCTTATTgagcatgcgaggacgaaagttcacccctacaacagtgtgcaggtttcgagcatgtggtcggggagcgtacaggggaggcacatggcccggcttgACGTATTTCTCTTGGACTTTATTAAATTAAGGTCTTAGACctttatcggattttgaagtaacttatttatttactttttatttatttgtttgttttctacTCGCTTATTTAATTTACAAAATTTCGGGAGACctgtaaccctggggcgcgtctctcatacttgtatttacttagtaatttcttattttctaaattgggctcctattgtaagcccaaatcctttagcccactttaaatTCCGCTTTGAAAATATGatgttcggttgctagaatgatttgtctaagaaaatgttttgtaaaccaacaaactaaacccaaaaggccttgcggtttcgggttgatgagtcaTCGAGATGTCATTTGTGACATGTCGGTTTCGCGGCGCTGTGGaaccccctctcgggtcaccacattaTCAAACTATCCAGAACTCACAACATTGATTCAATATGAGACACAAACCCTTTCAACAACCTATCAACACAAAAATTTGAACTTGAATTCCAACACAATAATTGCATCATTCCATTTGTGCAAGAATTTCCATCATTCCTCtcttttgtttctctctctcttccattcattgttttctttttttgctgATCTAGATAAAGTAGAAGTGCAGGATATCAACAAATCTTAAGAATTAAACCATATAATACTAAAATCTGCAGCTTTGACTAAAAAGGTTTCGAAACTTCAATAGTTGAACGGATTAACTTCATGATTTCTCCAACCATGATTGATAGAAAGACCAATCATTTAAACAAATAACTCTTGAATGTCCGCAACCATGGTTGACAGAAAGACCAATCATTTAAACAAATAACTGTTGAATGTCCATTGCAGTAAGAATGTATACAACTCATACAAGTGTAAAATTCATACTTGAATCCACAATAACAGAAGCTGATAGCACACTGTTCCCAGTGTCTGCAGAGTCAAACAACAGAATTTAGACAATTCAAGACCACCTTGGATACACAGACTATAAACTGaatatgaaaaaagaaaacaatgaacatagacaaaaccaaaaatcaagTTAATAAACTGTAGCACTTATACCTAAATAACAATAAGAGACGAAGATAATGCTAACCAACAAACAAAGGAACAGTGACAGTAAAACGATACAAAACTTTGTTGCATACAATCTGCAACACCCAAAGAAAACAATTATAAAACAGATAAAGCAAAAGCCAAAAAACAATTAGACTCTCCCTCCTTCCCAAATTGAACCTCAATAAGATCAAAATACTCAAAAGATCAAAATCTGTATCACTGAAAAGGCAAAGTCCAGAAAATGATTGTAAACCTCAAAACTAAAACCAAAATCTTACATAAAAGCGAATATAATATAAATATAATCTAAGTACAAACTTTACATCATTAAagcaaaaaaaacttttgaaaGAACTCTGTGTGCAACAAAGTAATGTCTTCTTACTTTCTCATACTCCAAAAAAAGACACACAATTTGACACTTTGACCTTCCTGATATCAAATTCTTgagaacaaaaataaaaaaatcaaaccTATAAGAACCTTTGCCAACAATGAAGAAAAGATCCAACTCAAAAAACAATGCAAAAATCCACCTTTAAACCACTTGATTGAAGGTCAGCAACGATCGAAAAAGGCCTCAGGCTTATGCAAACCCCAATCCAATTTGAAACTCTCCTTGAAAGTTGGGAAATCTGAACAGTTGAAAAGAATCTATGAATCAAACCACAAATCCACAAAAACCAACTATCTAAAGC
This region includes:
- the LOC133723905 gene encoding probable disease resistance protein At4g27220 isoform X1, giving the protein MASSSRKACSSLPSSDSCWKYDVFISFKGEDTRKGITVDIYDGLKRRGIKVFMDDRDLEVGYVITPALLAAIKESRFAIVVLSQNYASSAWCLEELREICLSMEDNRILPLFYDHVDPTDVRYQKKGNFKKAFSKHVKSGRHQSEKVKEWQAALNKVANISGWNTNDHKTHKELVDVIGEFLRSKIVTDGIESTGNFQAFEATRKAMNKVMMALKDEEVTAVGVYGMGGVGKTTMVKHVGAHARKSGIFEHVIMGIVSQRPDYRKIQGTLADLLGLILEEETEVGRATSLSEEIKKRNKILVILDDVWERVDLSRIGIPSYKELQKCNSKVLLTTRRWNVCHVMECQEKITLNVLSKKDSWALFVRNARSFESTTFKGVAKKVARECRGLPIALIAVARALGDKELVEWKRAARALEMSQFANPDDYGEASKCIKLSYHYLKDDDYKSYFLLCCLFPEDFDIPIEELFRYAIGKGLFRDADTLEEAREKADSVAAHLKHSCLLLDADRFRRTERIRCVRMHDVVRDTAIQIAQSDDGFLVKAGRGLEDWPRQLHRGYSAVSLIRNRISKLPERLVCPKLQVLLLNHIGSITRIPETFFQSPNELRVLNLSYTNISLLPQSFSFLTNLRALHLDRCEKLIDISMIGKLKKLEILSMIRNSHFPREIGGLTNLKILDITGTSVDQIPSKVISKLHNLEELYMNGSEDSYLQCRFCEWGRKVKGEGEETNAGFDEVTSLSNLRVLKVCICDAECIPKYVEFNPNWVEFDICIGTYDKMEGSDRYAHKSISLKLDTISRLPDWFFNTVMNRAERLWWEGCRRLIDIFVEFEHGRLQGLTHLSIIGTDSHELMNTRTWVPKRPVFKKLEELHMIGVDCQESCVGELPPGSLFNLKVLKVRYCYKWGNVLLPSTLLQRLPNLEELCCRFMDEIEYVFGYEALSEPKQSKLRSVELCGLYRVRSIWDGPAPLAMFQTLQILNIRQCNLPGSLFTSDIALCLSQLTYFNLQNCPFLERIVEAGNKKIILPKLKRLSLAELPMLYSESATIDIECPSLEDLDVLDCPKFSASIYDFKPEREVQLHRALFYTRVSSQKPHCPIWRRVPIELSSDSFSTRFGSDVRSGSSIDLSLVRGGDRGGYV
- the LOC133723905 gene encoding probable disease resistance protein At4g27220 isoform X2, whose product is MASSSRKACSSLPSSDSCWKYDVFISFKGEDTRKGITVDIYDGLKRRGIKVFMDDRDLEVGYVITPALLAAIKESRFAIVVLSQNYASSAWCLEELREICLSMEDNRILPLFYDHVDPTDVRYQKKGNFKKAFSKHVKSGRHQSEKVKEWQAALNKVANISGWNTNDHKTHKELVDVIGEFLRSKIVTDGIESTGNFQAFEATRKAMNKVMMALKDEEVTAVGVYGMGGVGKTTMVKHVGAHARKSGIFEHVIMGIVSQRPDYRKIQGTLADLLGLILEEETEVGRATSLSEEIKKRNKILVILDDVWERVDLSRIGIPSYKELQKCNSKVLLTTRRWNVCHVMECQEKITLNVLSKKDSWALFVRNARSFESTTFKGVAKKVARECRGLPIALIAVARALGDKELVEWKRAARALEMSQFANPDDYGEASKCIKLSYHYLKDDDYKSYFLLCCLFPEDFDIPIEELFRYAIGKGLFRDADTLEEAREKADSVAAHLKHSCLLLDADRFRRTERIRCVRMHDVVRDTAIQIAQSDDGFLVKAGRGLEDWPRQLHRGYSAVSLIRNRISKLPERLVCPKLQVLLLNHIGSITRIPETFFQSPNELRVLNLSYTNISLLPQSFSFLTNLRALHLDRCEKLIDISMIGKLKKLEILSMIRNSHFPREIGGLTNLKILDITGTSVDQIPSKVISKLHNLEELYMNGSEDSYLQCRFCEWGRKVKGEGEETNAGFDEVTSLSNLRVLKVCICDAECIPKYVEFNPNWVEFDICIGTYDKMEGSDRYAHKSISLKLDTISRLPDWFFNTVMNRAERLWWEGCRRLIDIFVEFEHGRLQGLTHLSIIGTDSHELMNTRTWVPKRPVFKKLEELHMIGVDCQESCVGELPPGSLFNLKVLKVRYCYKWGNVLLPSTLLQRLPNLEELCCRFMDEIEYVFGYEALSEPKQSKLRSVELCGLYRVRSIWDGPAPLAMFQTLQILNIRQCNLPGSLFTSDIALCLSQLTYFNLQNCPFLERIVEAGNKKIILPKLKRLSLAELPMLYSESATIDIECPSLEDLDVLDCPKFSASIYDFKPEREVQLHRVSSQKPHCPIWRRVPIELSSDSFSTRFGSDVRSGSSIDLSLVRGGDRGGYV